The following proteins come from a genomic window of Sorghum bicolor cultivar BTx623 chromosome 3, Sorghum_bicolor_NCBIv3, whole genome shotgun sequence:
- the LOC8074819 gene encoding pathogen-related protein, with product MEATATAAADSSGGDRYRSHLAGDGEKHTVWRHGAPPSYDAVNALFEAERTQEWPAGSLEEVVQNAIKTWEMELSHKARLSDFKSVSPGKFRLSVNGGRPRTGEETLAMGSYNALLDGPLLPSAGAYDAAAETFQSSHDLFRAALPRGFAWEVLRVYSGPPLIAFKFRHWGHKEGPYKGHAATGDKVEFHGVAVLKVDEQLRAEDVEVYYDPGELLGGLLKGPKVAAASSEEDRGAVALAERLGEAAAVSASGAVPPPQACPFLNPGKPQ from the exons ATggaggcgacggcgacggcggcagcGGACTCCTCCGGCGGCGACCGCTACAGGTCTCACCTGGCTGGCGATGGCGAGAAGCACACCGTGTGGCGGCACGGCGCGCCGCCCTCGTACGACGCCGTGAACGCCCTCTTCGAGGCCGAGCGCACGCAG GAGTGGCCGGCGGGGTCGCTGGAGGAGGTGGTGCAGAACGCGATCAAGACGTGGGAGATGGAGCTGTCGCACAAGGCGCGGCTGTCGGACTTCAAGTCCGTGAGCCCCGGCAAGTTCCGCCTGTCCGTGAACGGGGGGCGTCCCCGGACCGGGGAGGAGACGCTGGCCATGGGCAGCTACAACGCGCTGCTGGACGGCCCGCTCCTGCCGAGCGCCGGCGCgtacgacgccgccgccgagacGTTCCAGTCCTCGCACGACCTGTTCCGCGCCGCGCTCCCGCGCGGCTTCGCGTGGGAGGTGCTCAGGGTCTACTCCGGCCCGCCGCTCATCGCCTTCAAGTTCCGGCACTGGGGGCACAAGGAGGGACCCTACAAGGGCCACGCCGCCACCGGCGACAAGGTCGAGTTCCACGGCGTCGCCGTCCTCAAG GTGGATGAGCAGCTGCGGGCGGAGGACGTGGAGGTATACTACGACCCAGGAGAGCTTCTGGGAGGCCTTCTCAAGGGCCCCAAGGTGGCGGCGGCTTCCTCCGAGGAGGACCGCGGCGCGGTGGCGCTCGCAGAGAGGCTCGGCGAGGCCGCTGCCGTGTCGGCGTCAGGTGCTGTCCCGCCACCGCAAGCTTGCCCCTTTCTCAACCCCGGGAAGCCACAGTGA
- the LOC8075534 gene encoding uncharacterized protein LOC8075534: MRRDAVAAAPTAAGASPPIPLPMDALVIDIEGAPPLPAEAAPGLGCRICHLGPEDDESAVPGSEVIRLGCGCKDELGAAHRQCAEAWFRIKGDRRCEICGSDAKNIIGLEVKKFMEQWHGRRVAHTQTTEERESNCCWRQQPLCNFLLASLLIVFMLPWFLRVNLF, translated from the exons ATGCGGCGagacgccgtcgccgccgcgcccACGGCGGCCGGCGCCTCGCCGCCGATCCCCCTCCCGATGGATGCTCTGGTCATCGATATCGAGGGGGCGCCGCCTTTACCTGCGGAGGCGGCCCCCGGGCTGGGGTGCCGGATCTGCCACCTCGGCCCCGAGGACGACGAGTCGGCGGTGCCAGGTTCCGAGGTGATACGTCTAGGCTGCGGCTGCAAGGACGAGCTCGGCGCCGCGCACCGGCAATGTGCCGAGGCGTGGTTTAGGATCAAGGGCGATAG GCGCTGTGAAATATGTGGTTCAGATGCCAAAAACATTATTGGGTTAGAAGTGAAAAAATTCATGGAGCAGTGGCATGGCCGAAGAGTGGCACACACCCAAACTACTGAGGAGAGAGAAAGTAATTGTTGTTGGAGACAGCAGCCCTTATGTAATTTCTTGTTAGCAAGCTTACTGATTGTTTTCATGCTGCCCTGGTTTCTCCGTGTAAATTTGTTTTGA
- the LOC8069834 gene encoding ubiquitin domain-containing protein 1, with product MGCAGSTLKPEDNGKKLKKPKPWKHTQAITPAQLRQMRDEFWDTAPHYGGQKEIWDALRAAADSDLALAQTIVDSAGIIISNSDMTLCYDERGAKYELPKYVLSEPTNLIKDG from the exons ATGGGATGCGCTGGATCCACTCTAAAGCCTGAAG ATAATGGTAAGAAGTTGAAAAAACCAAAGCCTTGGAAGCACACCCAAGCAATAACGCCGGCACAACTCAGACAGATGCGTGATGAATTTTGGGACACTGCTCCTCACTATGGTGGACAGAAAG AGATTTGGGACGCACTTAGAGCTGCTGCAGATTCTGATTTAGCGCTTGCACAAACCATAGTGGATAGCGCTGGCATCATCATATCAAATTCTGACATGACACTTTGCTATGATGAAAGAG GTGCGAAATATGAACTTCCAAAGTATGTTCTAAGCGAGCCAACAAATTTGATCAAGGACGGTTaa